From the genome of Spinacia oleracea cultivar Varoflay chromosome 2, BTI_SOV_V1, whole genome shotgun sequence, one region includes:
- the LOC130467584 gene encoding uncharacterized protein has translation MTLCKDWISIKDYIGDPTYAEGVNNFLDYAFQKLKTETIRCPCTKCMNGESGDREKVREHLLVFGIIKRYTFWYHHGEGLDESEIVSDEDHDEGEDHDEIFDILRDLYPAFNDVSPSVDVNDVEEPNADVKSFYNLLKDSQDPVYEGAKSSTMSAILELLHIKTLGRWTNESFSMLLKFLKNRLLPTGSTLPDSYKESKKFMRNLGLSYEKIDACVNDCMLYWKENEKLDACNICGASRWKTNKHSGEDKCKSNGKKIPHKILRYFPLKPRLQRLFMCSKTASLMRWHDGKKKKDGTMRHPVDGAAWESFDKEFPEFASDPRNVRLGLASDGFQPFANSKTPYSIWPVVLMPYNLPPDLCMKQSNILLSMLIPGPKGPGDAIDIYLQPLIEELKDLWDTGVETFDAATQHHFNLRAALMWTINDFPAYAMLSGWSTKGYLACPRCLKDTRSMRLSHGGKECYMEHRCYLPKNHRWRKDKDSFDGKVEHGLPPEPCSIDEILRQLEDLENIVLSKDPHVKTKINHELRGDNWNKKSIFETFVTAQFRCDAY, from the coding sequence ATGACTCTCTGTAAGGATTGGATTTCCATTAAAGATTACATTGGTGATCCAACATATGCCGAGGGAGTTAATAATTTTTTAGACTATGCTTTTCAAAAGTTGAAAACTGAGACAATTCGTTGTCCTTGTACCAAATGTATGAATGGAGAATCCGGTGATCGTGAGAAAGTAAGGGAACATCTACTTGTTTTTGGAATAATCAAAAGATACACCTTCTGGTATCATCATGGGGAGGGGTTGGATGAGTCAGAAATCGTGTCTGACGAGGATCATGATGAGGGAGAAGACCATGATGAAATTTTTGATATTCTAAGGGATTTATATCCTGCGTTCAATGATGTTAGTCCCTCTGTTGATGTCAATGATGTCGAGGAGCCAAATGCCGACGTTAAAAGTTTTTATAACCTATTGAAGGATTCACAAGATCCGGTCTATGAAGGTGCTAAGAGTTCTACAATGTCTGCAATCTTGGAGCTTCTTCATATTAAGACTCTTGGTCGTTGGACCAATGAGTCTTTTAGCATGCTTCTCAAATTTTTGAAGAATCGGCTTTTACCTACAGGGTCAACTTTACCAGATTCTTACAAAGAGTCAAAAAAGTTCATGAGAAACCTCGGACTTTCCTATGAAAAGATCGATGCATGtgttaatgattgcatgttataTTGGAAGGAGAATGAGAAGCTAGATGCATGCAATATTTGCGGTGCATCGAGATggaaaacaaacaaacacaGTGGGGAAGACAAGTGTAAGTCAAATGGTAAAAAAATACCTCACAAGATATTACGCTACTTCCCACTAAAACCGAGGCTTCAAAGATTATTCATGTGTTCAAAGACTGCTTCTTTGATGAGGTGGCATGATGGTAAAAAGAAGAAAGATGGTACGATGCGACATCCTGTTGATGGAGCCGCGTGGGAGTCATTTGACAAGGAGTTTCCCGAGTTTGCATCAGATCCTAGAAATGTTAGGTTGGGGCTTGCCAGTGATGGTTTCCAACCCTTTGCAAACTCGAAAACACCTTATAGTATTTGGCCTGTAGTACTTATGCCATATAACTTACCTCCAGATCTTTGTATGAAGCAGTCTAATATACTTCTTTCGATGCTTATTCCTGGTCCTAAAGGACCCGGTGATGCAATTGACATATATTTGCAACCATTGATCGAGGAATTAAAAGATCTATGGGACACTGGTGTCGAGACCTTCGATGCAGCAACTCAACATCATTTTAATTTACGTGCAGCACTGATGTGGACAATTAATGATTTTCCAGCATATGCCATGTTGTCAGGATGGAGTACTAAGGGTTATTTGGCATGCCCTCGTTGCCTTAAGGATACACGATCAATGAGACTATCTCATGGGGGCAAAGAATGCTACATGGAGCATAGATGTTATTTGCCAAAGAACCATAGATGGCGGAAGGATAAGGATTCATTTGACGGAAAAGTTGAGCATGGTCTACCTCCTGAACCTTGTTCAATTGATGAAATTCTTCGTCAACTCGAGGATCTCGAGAACATTGTTTTGTCCAAGGATCCACATGTGAAGACAAAAATAAATCATGAGCTTAGGGGTGATAATTGGAATAAGAAAAGTATTTTCGAAACATTTGTTACGGCACAATTTAGATGtgatgcatattga